From Apium graveolens cultivar Ventura chromosome 9, ASM990537v1, whole genome shotgun sequence, the proteins below share one genomic window:
- the LOC141684051 gene encoding protein KINESIN LIGHT CHAIN-RELATED 3-like isoform X1, producing the protein MDCLKSSDQSPSRRSFGSDGEESRIDSELGHLVDEGEMREVEIMEEEVGIQKAEDCDIRSDSGSKKESSSAGRKSRKSRAKSVSSTQSKKASLLHLESDATSSPKSRSPKEIPPQDHKQNNKVLVKPSGGNISAKKQKNISLRGVTSQNEGDDSSDKGLENPDLGPFLLKQATDLISSGDNPRKALQFALRAAKSFEKCTDGKSCLDVVICLHVTAAIYCSLGQYSEAIPVLEHSIDIPVTEKGQGHALAKFSGHMQLGDTYSMVGQFENSIMCYTMGLEVQIQVMGDKDPRVGETCRYLAEAHVQALQFDEAEKLCQMAIDIHKDNGSPASIDEAADRRLMGLICETKGDYEGALEHLILASMAMSANGQEKEVASIDLSIGDAYLSLCRYDEAIFAYQKAVTTFKSTKGENHPTVAAVFIRLAELYNKTGKFKDSKSYCENALQIYEKPSSGCPPEEIASGLTDVSAIYESMNELDLALKLLKKALKMYNDAPGQQNTIAGIEAQMGVIYYMLGNYPASYTSFKSTILKLRAGGEKKSAFYGIVLNQMGLTCVQRYAINEAAGLFEEARHVLEQEYGPYHPDTLGVYSNLAGTYDAIGRLEDAIEILEYVVGMREEKLGTANPDVDYEKKRLAELLKEAGRVRSRKARSLENLLDANPHATKRDGTMLQ; encoded by the exons ATGGATTGTCTCAAG AGTTCTGACCAATCACCATCAAGACGTAGCTTTGGATCTGATGGCGAGGAGTCTAGAATTGATTCTGAGCTCGGACACCTTGTTGATGAAGGAGAGATGAGAGAAGTGGAGATAATGGAGGAAGAAGTAGGGATCCAAAAGGCAGAAGACTGTGATATACGAAGTGATTCTGGTTCGAAAAAGGAAAGTTCCTCTGCGGGTAGAAAGTCGAGGAAATCAAGGGCCAAATCTGTTTCATCTACCCAATCAAAAAAAGCTTCTCTCTTGCATTTGGAGTCGGATGCAACATCAAGTCCTAAGAGCAGAAGCCCCAAAGAGATACCTCCTCAAGATCATAAGCAGAATAACAAGGTGTTGGTGAAACCAAGTGGCGGAAACATCTCTGCAAAGAAACAAAAAAATATATCTCTGAGAGGGGTAACATCTCAAAATGAAGGTGATGATTCATCCGATAAAGGTCTAGAAAACCCCGACCTTGGACCCTTCTTGCTTAAGCAAGCAACGGATTTGATATCTTCTGGTGATAATCCCCGGAAAGCTCTTCAATTTGCTCTTCGAGCAgcaaaatcatttgaaaaatgtACAGATGGTAAGTCCTGCTTAGATGTAGTCATATGTTTACACGTGACTGCTGCAATATACTGTAGCTTGGGTCAATACAGTGAGGCTATTCCTGTTCTTGAGCATTCCATCGATATTCCTGTTACTGAAAAAGGTCAAGGTCATGCTCTTGCTAAATTTTCTGGTCACATGCAACTTGGTGATACCTATTCCATGGTGGGCCAATTTGAGAATTCGATAATGTGTTATACAATGGGTTTGGAAGTCCAGATACAAGTTATGGGAGATAAAGATCCAAGAGTTGGCGAAACTTGCAGGTATTTGGCAGAAGCTCATGTTCAAGCATTGCAATTTGACGAGGCCGAGAAGCTTTGTCAGATGGCAATAGATATACACAAAGATAATGGTTCACCTGCTTCTATTGATGAGGCAGCTGATAGAAGGCTTATGGGTCTTATATGTGAAACTAAGGGAGACTATGAGGGTGCTCTTGAGCATCTGATTCTTGCTAGCATGGCCATGTCGGCGAATGGGCAAGAGAAGGAGGTTGCATCTATTGATTTAAGCATTGGAGATGCATACTTATCTTTGTGTAGGTATGATGAGGCTATATTTGCTTATCAAAAGGCAGTCACGACTTTTAAGTCTACCAAAGGAGAGAACCATCCGACCGTTGCTGCAGTTTTTATCCGTCTGGCTGAACTGTATAACAAGACGGGAAAATTTAAGGATTCAAAATCCTACTGCGAGAATGCCCTTCAAATCTATGAGAAGCCCTCATCCGGATGTCCTCCAGAGGAAATTGCCAGTGGTCTAACTGATGTTTCTGCAATATATGAGTCCATGAATGAGCTTGATCTGGCTCTTAAGCTACTAAAAAAGGCATTGAAGATGTACAATGATGCCCCTGGTCAGCAAAATACAATTGCAGGTATTGAAGCTCAGATGGGAGTTATTTACTACATGTTGGGGAACTACCCTGCATCATACACCTCCTTCAAAAGTACCATTTTAAAGCTTCGAGCAGGCGGAGAGAAAAAATCTGCCTTTTACGGAATTGTCCTTAACCAAATGGGCCTCACCTGTGTCCAACGTTATGCTATAAACGAGGCTGCAGGATTGTTTGAGGAAGCAAGACATGTCTTGGAACAAGAATATGGACCGTATCATCCTGACACACTTGGGGTGTACAGCAATCTTGCTGGCACTTATGATGCTATAGGAAG GCTAGAAGATGCAATTGAAATATTGGAATATGTTGTTGGAATGAGGGAGGAAAAGCTCGGGACAGCAAACCCAGACGTGGACTATGAAAAGAAGAGGTTGGCGGAGCTACTGAAGGAAGCAGGCAGGGTTCGGAGTAGAAAAGCCAGATCATTGGAAAACCTTCTTGATGCCAACCCTCATGCTACAAAACGTGATGGCACTATGTTACAATAA
- the LOC141684051 gene encoding protein KINESIN LIGHT CHAIN-RELATED 3-like isoform X2, whose amino-acid sequence MGEIHREGLINEANENGNFAPLKEDSIVDNSTNSPKNSQIEENGHTVDEVVDTSIEHLYDNVCEMQSSDQSPSRRSFGSDGEESRIDSELGHLVDEGEMREVEIMEEEVGIQKAEDCDIRSDSGSKKESSSAGRKSRKSRAKSVSSTQSKKASLLHLESDATSSPKSRSPKEIPPQDHKQNNKVLVKPSGGNISAKKQKNISLRGVTSQNEGDDSSDKGLENPDLGPFLLKQATDLISSGDNPRKALQFALRAAKSFEKCTDGKSCLDVVICLHVTAAIYCSLGQYSEAIPVLEHSIDIPVTEKGQGHALAKFSGHMQLGDTYSMVGQFENSIMCYTMGLEVQIQVMGDKDPRVGETCRYLAEAHVQALQFDEAEKLCQMAIDIHKDNGSPASIDEAADRRLMGLICETKGDYEGALEHLILASMAMSANGQEKEVASIDLSIGDAYLSLCRYDEAIFAYQKAVTTFKSTKGENHPTVAAVFIRLAELYNKTGKFKDSKSYCENALQIYEKPSSGCPPEEIASGLTDVSAIYESMNELDLALKLLKKALKMYNDAPGQQNTIAGIEAQMGVIYYMLGNYPASYTSFKSTILKLRAGGEKKSAFYGIVLNQMGLTCVQRYAINEAAGLFEEARHVLEQEYGPYHPDTLGVYSNLAGTYDAIGRLEDAIEILEYVVGMREEKLGTANPDVDYEKKRLAELLKEAGRVRSRKARSLENLLDANPHATKRDGTMLQ is encoded by the exons ATGGGTGAAATACATAGAGAAGGGTTGATAAATGAAGCTAATGAGAATGGAAATTTCGCCCCTTTAAAGGAAGATTCTATAGTAGATAACTCTACAAATAGTCCAAAAAActctcaaattgaagaaaatggTCATACAGTTGATGAGGTAGTTGACACTTCAATTGAGCATCTCTATGATAATGTTTGTGAGATGCAGAGTTCTGACCAATCACCATCAAGACGTAGCTTTGGATCTGATGGCGAGGAGTCTAGAATTGATTCTGAGCTCGGACACCTTGTTGATGAAGGAGAGATGAGAGAAGTGGAGATAATGGAGGAAGAAGTAGGGATCCAAAAGGCAGAAGACTGTGATATACGAAGTGATTCTGGTTCGAAAAAGGAAAGTTCCTCTGCGGGTAGAAAGTCGAGGAAATCAAGGGCCAAATCTGTTTCATCTACCCAATCAAAAAAAGCTTCTCTCTTGCATTTGGAGTCGGATGCAACATCAAGTCCTAAGAGCAGAAGCCCCAAAGAGATACCTCCTCAAGATCATAAGCAGAATAACAAGGTGTTGGTGAAACCAAGTGGCGGAAACATCTCTGCAAAGAAACAAAAAAATATATCTCTGAGAGGGGTAACATCTCAAAATGAAGGTGATGATTCATCCGATAAAGGTCTAGAAAACCCCGACCTTGGACCCTTCTTGCTTAAGCAAGCAACGGATTTGATATCTTCTGGTGATAATCCCCGGAAAGCTCTTCAATTTGCTCTTCGAGCAgcaaaatcatttgaaaaatgtACAGATGGTAAGTCCTGCTTAGATGTAGTCATATGTTTACACGTGACTGCTGCAATATACTGTAGCTTGGGTCAATACAGTGAGGCTATTCCTGTTCTTGAGCATTCCATCGATATTCCTGTTACTGAAAAAGGTCAAGGTCATGCTCTTGCTAAATTTTCTGGTCACATGCAACTTGGTGATACCTATTCCATGGTGGGCCAATTTGAGAATTCGATAATGTGTTATACAATGGGTTTGGAAGTCCAGATACAAGTTATGGGAGATAAAGATCCAAGAGTTGGCGAAACTTGCAGGTATTTGGCAGAAGCTCATGTTCAAGCATTGCAATTTGACGAGGCCGAGAAGCTTTGTCAGATGGCAATAGATATACACAAAGATAATGGTTCACCTGCTTCTATTGATGAGGCAGCTGATAGAAGGCTTATGGGTCTTATATGTGAAACTAAGGGAGACTATGAGGGTGCTCTTGAGCATCTGATTCTTGCTAGCATGGCCATGTCGGCGAATGGGCAAGAGAAGGAGGTTGCATCTATTGATTTAAGCATTGGAGATGCATACTTATCTTTGTGTAGGTATGATGAGGCTATATTTGCTTATCAAAAGGCAGTCACGACTTTTAAGTCTACCAAAGGAGAGAACCATCCGACCGTTGCTGCAGTTTTTATCCGTCTGGCTGAACTGTATAACAAGACGGGAAAATTTAAGGATTCAAAATCCTACTGCGAGAATGCCCTTCAAATCTATGAGAAGCCCTCATCCGGATGTCCTCCAGAGGAAATTGCCAGTGGTCTAACTGATGTTTCTGCAATATATGAGTCCATGAATGAGCTTGATCTGGCTCTTAAGCTACTAAAAAAGGCATTGAAGATGTACAATGATGCCCCTGGTCAGCAAAATACAATTGCAGGTATTGAAGCTCAGATGGGAGTTATTTACTACATGTTGGGGAACTACCCTGCATCATACACCTCCTTCAAAAGTACCATTTTAAAGCTTCGAGCAGGCGGAGAGAAAAAATCTGCCTTTTACGGAATTGTCCTTAACCAAATGGGCCTCACCTGTGTCCAACGTTATGCTATAAACGAGGCTGCAGGATTGTTTGAGGAAGCAAGACATGTCTTGGAACAAGAATATGGACCGTATCATCCTGACACACTTGGGGTGTACAGCAATCTTGCTGGCACTTATGATGCTATAGGAAG GCTAGAAGATGCAATTGAAATATTGGAATATGTTGTTGGAATGAGGGAGGAAAAGCTCGGGACAGCAAACCCAGACGTGGACTATGAAAAGAAGAGGTTGGCGGAGCTACTGAAGGAAGCAGGCAGGGTTCGGAGTAGAAAAGCCAGATCATTGGAAAACCTTCTTGATGCCAACCCTCATGCTACAAAACGTGATGGCACTATGTTACAATAA